ATGGAGTGCTTGTGGCAATCAGGCCTCCGCAAACCAAGCTCGAACTTCGCATTTGAAATACGCTCGGTGTCGGTGCTAATCCGATTCACGATTGAGAATGGAAAATTCCGGCCAAAATGAAGTTCCCGCTTACTATGGCCGCCGATTCGTTTCGGCATTGGGGGAGAGAACAAATGATAATCGAAGAGGCTAATACCAAGGCGAGTACTCGCCGTTTAATTGCGAGCGCCCTGGTGTTGCTGGCGCTAATCGCCTCGAACGGATCATCCGCGCTCGCGGCAGGGCCCAAGGCCAAACAGCGCACCATTCCAGTGACGATCAATAAGGGCCAGAACTACACCATAAGTGACGTAAAGGAAGGTGCGGCCCCCGGCCTGAAGGTGGTCAACAATCCCAATGCGCTCGTGGTGCAAAATGCCCCCGGTCGGATCGAATTGGTGGGCGCCGATGCCAGCAGTTGGAAAATCAACGTGACGCTCGCTACGGGAGAAGAAGTTACCTATGTGGTGACCGTGAAGGCCGATGCGCCACCTCAAGGTTCTCTCGTTCCAGACGCGGTGCCGACCGTCATTCCATAATTTTATTGACTCCTCACGCAACGCCCGAGCCTGACATCCTTCATTTGCCGATGCAGAAGTCGCGGAAGATGGCGTCTAAGACGTCCTCGGTGCTGACTTCGCCGGTGATCGAGCCGAGCGCGGCCGCCGCGGCCATTATGTCAACCGCGACGATCTCCGGCGGCATCAGCGAGAGCGCGGAGCTGCGGGCGTTCTTGAGCGCTTCTAGAGCCATCGAGAGCGCGTCGCGATGCCGCTCGCGGGAGATTGTCAGTTGCGCGCTGGAGGATGGCACAGATGGAGCGACCAGCGCCGCGATTGCTTTGGTCAGCTCGGCGCGCAGAGCGGCGGCTTCATCGAGGTTGATCGCGGAGAACGGCAGGATCGGAAGGACGAGCCCGCGCGCGCGAAGATCGCCGGGGGCGATCGCGGCGGGCAGATCGCGCTTGTTGAGAAGGGCGATTCCCGGGCGGCCGGCCGTCAGCCGAATCACGTCGAGATCCGCGGACTCGAGCAGCCGCGACGAATCGAACATCGCGATCAGCAGGTCCGCGTCGCGCGCCGAGCGCATCGTGCGCTCGATTCCGATTCGCTCTACGTCATCGGTCCAAGCGCGCACGCCCGCGGTGTCATTGAGCACCAGCGCGTAGGGGCCGAGCTGGACCGAGTCCTCGATCACGTCGCGAGTAGTGCCGGCGATCGCTGTGACGATTGCGCGATCAGCGCCCAGCAATAGATTTAGAAGGCTCGACTTGCCGGCGTTGGGCTTGCCGACGATGGTGGCGCGCACCCCGTCGCGGATCAGGAGGCCGCGCGCAAAGCTGTCGTGCAAAACGGCAACGTCGGCGATGAGGCGCTCGATTTCGGTTTCGTTGCCGACCTCGCGCCTTGACGGGAGGCTGATGTCCTCGTCGGAGAAATCGATCTCGACTTCGAGATGCGCGCGAATCGCGACGACCTGGGCGCGAAGCTCGGCGACGCGCGCGGAAAGTGCGCCCGACAGTTGATCGAGCGCTATCGCCAGTGCGGACTGGCTG
The Candidatus Binatus sp. DNA segment above includes these coding regions:
- the mnmE gene encoding tRNA uridine-5-carboxymethylaminomethyl(34) synthesis GTPase MnmE; this translates as MYAADTIVAPATAPGIGAVAIVRLSGPRAFEILDSIFRPVHCAELTARMMRLGDVVDPATGARIDRALAVAMPHPASLTGEDVAEIQCHGGPFVVRRIVALAITSGARLAEPGEFTRRAFLNGRIDLAEAEAVADIVAARSQSALAIALDQLSGALSARVAELRAQVVAIRAHLEVEIDFSDEDISLPSRREVGNETEIERLIADVAVLHDSFARGLLIRDGVRATIVGKPNAGKSSLLNLLLGADRAIVTAIAGTTRDVIEDSVQLGPYALVLNDTAGVRAWTDDVERIGIERTMRSARDADLLIAMFDSSRLLESADLDVIRLTAGRPGIALLNKRDLPAAIAPGDLRARGLVLPILPFSAINLDEAAALRAELTKAIAALVAPSVPSSSAQLTISRERHRDALSMALEALKNARSSALSLMPPEIVAVDIMAAAAALGSITGEVSTEDVLDAIFRDFCIGK